A genomic region of Zalophus californianus isolate mZalCal1 chromosome 11, mZalCal1.pri.v2, whole genome shotgun sequence contains the following coding sequences:
- the LOC113913653 gene encoding olfactory receptor 52A5-like, producing the protein MLIPNGSVFMPAVLTLTGIPGLESVQHWIGIPFCVMYFLAVIGNSLILGIIKYEHSLHKPMYIFLAMLGATDIALSTCILPKMLGIFWFHLPEISFAACLLQMWLIHSFQAIESGILLAMALDRYVAICDPLRHITIFSQQFLTHIAVGVTLRAAILATPCLVLIKCRLKLYRTTVISHTYCEHMAIVKLATEDVRINKIYGLFVAFSILGFDIIFITLSYVQIFITVFQLPQKEARFKAFNTCIAHICVFLQFYLLAFFSFFTHRFGAHIPPYIHILLSNLYLLVPPFLNPIVYGVKTEQIHDHVLKLFSKTILNH; encoded by the coding sequence ATGCTCATACCCAATGGTTCTGTCTTCATGCCTGCTGTCCTGACACTCACTGGGATTCCTGGGCTGGAGTCAGTGCAGCATTGGATTGGGATTCCATTCTGTGTCATGTATTTCCTCGCTGTGATTGGGAATTCCCTAATTTTAGGTATAATCAAATATGAGCACAGTCTCCATAAGCCCATGTACATATTTTTGGCCATGCTGGGGGCCACAGACATTGCACTTAGCACCTGCATTCTTCCCAAAATGTTAGGCATCTTCTGGTTTCATTTGCCAGAGATTTCCTTTGCAGCTTGCCTTCTACAAATGTGGCTTATTCACTCATTCCAGGCAATTGAATCAGGCATCCTACTGGCAATGGCCCTAGAtcgctatgtggccatctgtgATCCCTTGAGACACATCACCATCTTCTCCCAACAATTCTTGACCCACATTGCGGTTGGGGTGACACTCAGGGCTGCTATTCTTGCAACACCATGCTTGGTGCTCATCAAATGTCGTCTTAAACTCTATAGAACTACAGTCATCTCCCATACTTATTGTGAGCACATGGCCATTGTGAAGCTGGCCACTGAAGATGTCCGGATCAACAAGATATATGGTCTTTTTGTTGCCTTCAGTATCTTAGGGTTTGACATAATCTTTATCACCTTGTCTTACGTTCAAATCTTTATCACTGTGTTTCAGTTGCCCCAGAAGGAGGCACGATTCAAGGCCTTTAACACCTGCATTGCCCACATCTGTGTCTTTCTACAGTTCTACCTCCttgccttcttctctttcttcacacATAGGTTTGGTGCTCACATACCACCGTATATTCACATTCTTTTATCAAACCTGTACCTGTTAGTCCCTCCTTTCCTCAACCCTATAGTCTATGGTGTGAAGACCGAACAAATTCATGACCATGtcctgaaattattttccaaaacaattcTTAACCACTAG
- the LOC113913652 gene encoding olfactory receptor 52A1-like yields the protein MSICNITVFMPSLLTLIGIPGLESVQCWIGIPFCAIYFIAMIGNSVLLIIIKSARSLHEPMYIFVGMLGVTDIALATTIMPKMLGIFWFHVPEVYFDSCLLQMWLIHSFQCIESGILLAMALDRYVAICYPLRHGAIFTHQLVTQIGAMVTLRAAILVAPCLVLIKCQFQFYHTTIISHSYCEHMAIMKLAAENMRVNKIYGLFVAFTVAGFDLTFITLSYIHAF from the coding sequence ATGTCCATCTGCAATATAACAGTCTTCATGCCTTCTCTGTTGACACTAATAGGGATCCCAGGCCTAGAGTCTGTGCAGTGCTGGATCGGGATTCCATTCTGTGCCATATATTTCATTGCTATGATTGGAAATTCCGTGCTTCTGATCATCATCAAGTCAGCGCGCAGCCTCCATGAGCCCATGTACATTTTTGTAGGCATGCTAGGAGTCACAGATATTGCACTTGCAACCACCATTATGCCCAAGATGCTTGGCATATTCTGGTTTCATGTGCCAGAGGTTTATTTTGATTCTTGCTTGCTTCAAATGTGGCTCATCCACTCATTTCAGTGCATAGAGTCAGGCATCCTCCTGGCCATGGCTCTGGACCGTTATGTGGCCATCTGTTATCCACTAAGACATGGTGCCATCTTCACCCACCAGCTGGTCACCCAAATAGGGGCTATGGTAACACTCAGGGCTGCCATTCTGGTAGCCCCATGCCTAGTACTGATAAAGTGCCAGTTTCAATTTTACCATACAACCATCATCTCCCACTCCTACTGTGAGCATATGGCCATCATGAAACTGGCTGCAGAAAATATGCGGGTCAACAAAATCTATGGTTTGTTTGTGGCATTCACTGTTGCAGGGTTCGACCTCACCTTCATCACTTTGTCCTACATACATGCTTTTTAA